A single genomic interval of Sceloporus undulatus isolate JIND9_A2432 ecotype Alabama chromosome 2, SceUnd_v1.1, whole genome shotgun sequence harbors:
- the JUNB gene encoding transcription factor jun-B translates to MCTKMEQPFYPDSFFSGYSQEYKAALKPGMALNLSAEPFRALKAPLPHHHHPHGQHHQHHLRGQEDGGGGGGGYFQGQPQASEGGSSSLKLASPELERLIAQNSHGVITTTPTPPGQYYFPRGPTEEQEGFADGFVKALDDLHKMNHLPPPNVSIGAVAAAVSSSSSPSSSSSSSSSSSSSNGYGASSLPQEPPPVYTNLTSFNPQGALGAASSSPGFPSANLSYLPHHGLGLAHHPPPPPPSRGAFKEEPQTVPDVQSPPVSPINMEDQERIKVERKRLRNRLAATKCRKRKLERIARLEEKVKTLKSDNAGLSSTASALRDQVAQLKQKVMSHVNSGCQLLLTAKMQQSF, encoded by the coding sequence ATGTGCACGAAGATGGAGCAGCCCTTCTACCCTGACTCCTTTTTCTCCGGCTACAGCCAGGAGTACAAGGCGGCCCTCAAGCCCGGCATGGCCCTCAACCTCTCCGCCGAGCCCTTCCGCGCCCTCAAGGCCCCGCtgccccaccatcaccacccgcACGGccagcaccaccagcaccacctccGCGGCCAAGaggacggcggcggcggcggcgggggctacttccaagggcagccccaagCCTCGGAGGGCGGGAGCTCCTCTCTGAAGCTGGCCTCTCCGGAGCTGGAGCGCCTCATCGCCCAGAACAGCCACGGCGTGATCACCACCACTCCGACGCCGCCGGGCCAGTACTACTTCCCCCGGGGCCCCACCGAGGAGCAGGAGGGCTTCGCCGACGGCTTCGTCAAGGCCCTGGACGACCTCCACAAGATGAACCACCTCCCGCCCCCCAACGTCTCCATCGGGGCAGTGGCCGCGgctgtgtcctcctcctcctcgccctcttcctcctcctcatcgtcctcctcctcctcctccagcaacgGCTATGGGGCCTCCAGCCTCCCCCAGGAGCCTCCTCCGGTCTACACCAACCTGACCAGCTTCAACCCTCAAGGTGCCCTGGGCGCCGCCTCCTCCTCGCCCGGCTTCCCCAGCGCCAACCTGAGCTACCTGCCTCACCATGGCCTGGGCCTGGcccaccaccctcctcctcctcccccttcaagGGGTGCCTTCAAGGAGGAGCCCCAGACGGTGCCGGACGTCCAGAGCCCGCCGGTGTCGCCCATCAACATGGAGGACCAGGAGCGCATCAAGGTGGAGCGGAAGCGGCTGAGGAACCGTCTGGCGGCCACCAAGTGCCGGAAGAGGAAGCTGGAGCGCATCGCCCGCCTGGAGGAGAAGGTGAAGACCCTCAAGAGCGACAACGCCGGCCTCTCCAGCACCGCCAGTGCCCTCCGGGACCAGGTGGCCCAGCTCAAGCAGAAGGTCATGAGCCACGTCAACAGCGGCTGCCAGCTCCTCCTCACCGCCAAGATGCAACAGTCTTTCTGA